From Saccharothrix espanaensis DSM 44229, the proteins below share one genomic window:
- a CDS encoding sensor histidine kinase: MRSLVDQYRKHGARSLLDQARGTVVEFLEPRREPRHAATPGTPSTAAAPAALAEPTGARRDDVLSDVFAGIALRDLNLVDSLLAELERMEAEEQDPDALARLYKLDHLATRLRRNAENLRVLAGEEAGAATGENSSLVDVVRAALSAIEQYRRVEIGRVAQLAVVGLAADDVSRLLTELLDNATAQSPPHSTVTVSAHFTEQGSVLVRVEDSGIGLPAQRLAELNDRLSTAPVLDRAAVGHMGLAVVRRLADKHGLRVWLDDRVPHGTIACVLLPAGLVREAPQVSFTRRAEPASRVPAEVPDARRPALDSRRPAPDAPRATGVTAGVTDKGLPRRVPTSLRGGGEPAPPRPRDLATGPDVFDDLTALGEGERAARGTLPDEHPDAHREEPTE; this comes from the coding sequence ATGCGGTCACTGGTTGACCAGTACCGCAAGCACGGTGCCAGATCGTTGCTGGACCAGGCGCGTGGCACCGTCGTGGAGTTCCTCGAACCCCGCCGCGAGCCGAGGCACGCGGCCACGCCGGGCACGCCGTCGACGGCCGCCGCGCCGGCCGCGCTCGCCGAGCCGACCGGCGCGCGGCGCGACGACGTGCTCTCCGACGTGTTCGCCGGGATCGCGCTGCGCGACCTCAACCTGGTGGACTCGCTGCTCGCCGAGCTGGAGCGGATGGAGGCCGAGGAGCAGGACCCCGACGCGCTGGCCCGGCTCTACAAGCTCGACCACCTGGCCACCCGGCTGCGCCGCAACGCCGAGAACCTGCGCGTGCTGGCCGGCGAGGAGGCCGGTGCCGCCACCGGCGAGAACTCCTCGCTGGTCGACGTCGTGCGCGCCGCGCTGTCCGCCATCGAGCAGTACCGGCGGGTCGAGATCGGTCGGGTGGCGCAGCTCGCGGTCGTCGGGCTCGCGGCCGACGACGTCAGCCGGCTGCTCACCGAGCTGCTGGACAACGCCACCGCGCAGTCCCCGCCGCACTCGACGGTGACGGTGAGCGCGCACTTCACCGAGCAGGGCAGCGTCCTGGTGCGGGTGGAGGACTCCGGGATCGGGCTGCCCGCACAGCGGCTGGCCGAGCTCAACGACCGGCTGTCCACCGCGCCGGTGCTGGACCGCGCGGCGGTCGGGCACATGGGGCTCGCCGTGGTGCGCCGGCTGGCCGACAAGCACGGCCTGCGGGTCTGGCTGGACGACCGCGTCCCGCACGGCACGATCGCCTGCGTCCTGCTGCCCGCCGGGCTGGTCCGCGAAGCCCCGCAGGTCTCGTTCACCCGCCGCGCGGAGCCCGCGAGCAGGGTGCCGGCCGAGGTGCCCGACGCCCGCCGGCCCGCGCTCGACTCCCGCCGGCCCGCGCCCGACGCGCCGCGCGCGACCGGCGTCACGGCCGGCGTGACGGACAAGGGCCTGCCCAGACGGGTGCCCACCAGCCTGCGCGGCGGTGGCGAGCCGGCCCCACCCCGGCCCCGCGACCTGGCCACCGGCCCCGACGTGTTCGACGACCTGACCGCCCTGGGCGAGGGCGAGCGGGCGGCCCGCGGCACCCTGCCCGACGAGCACCCCGACGCACACCGCGAGGAACCGACCGAGTGA